Part of the Thermovenabulum gondwanense genome, AGGCACCTTAAAATCCGGTAATGAATATTACACATCCGGCGGCAGGGTTCTTTCGGTTACAGCGATGGGAGCAAAACTAAGCGAGGCAAGGGAAAAGGCGTATGATGCTTTAAAGGAAATATATTTTGAGGGAATGCATTTTAGAAAAGATATTGGACTATACTAATTTATATTCTAATATCACTTCTTTTGACTCAATATTATAAAGTTTTACCACATCCTCGAGGATTATTCCGCAGGAAGGAATACCGTCCTTCGGCAAAGAGGGTGAGCCGGGATTTATAAGTATTACATTGCCTATTTTTTCAATAGTTTTAACATGTGTATGTCCTGCAATTAAAAAATCCACACCCCAATCATTACATAAGTTCAACCATTCCTCAAGGGGTTTATCGTGGCCGTGAATGGCCACTATTTTTTTTGCATAAGTATATATTAAAGCATAGCTGTTTTGAATGGGAAACCTCAACAGCATCTGGTCTATAGCGGCATCGCAATTACCGCAGGCTGCAACAATAGGTTGTTTACATTCGTTTAATAAACGGGCTAATCTTTGCGGGTCATAACCTGCAGGCAGCGGGTTTCTCGGGCCATGGTATAAAACATCCCCCGTGTGCACTATGAGGTCGCAGTCTTTAATAATATCGAAGGCTTTCAAAAAGGCTTCTGCACTTCCATGGGTATCACTTATTAAACCGATTTTCATTTAAATTTCCTCCTTCTTGGGGTAAAAATTTATTTTTTGCCATTTCAAGAAGAATATTTTTTTCATTTAAAGATGGATCTTTTAAAATTTCATCCAAAAGATAGCTTAATATTTGACCTATTAGAGGACCCGGCTTTAAATTAAAGGCTTTAATTAAATCATCGCCTTTTACGGCTAAGTCCTTCAGGTTGTAATGTAAATTTTCTTTCTGTAGAATTTCTAATTTGTTTATGAGATTTGATAATCCCGGGCCTATTGCCTGGGGAAAACCGCTGGCAAGCCTATCGGCTTTTCTAATTTCAATGAGGTCGTAAATATTCTCCCACCCCACGGTAAAAACAAGCTTTCTTGCTTTATAAAGGTCATCCTCAGGGTAAAAAATGAACATATG contains:
- the yfcE gene encoding phosphodiesterase, producing MKIGLISDTHGSAEAFLKAFDIIKDCDLIVHTGDVLYHGPRNPLPAGYDPQRLARLLNECKQPIVAACGNCDAAIDQMLLRFPIQNSYALIYTYAKKIVAIHGHDKPLEEWLNLCNDWGVDFLIAGHTHVKTIEKIGNVILINPGSPSLPKDGIPSCGIILEDVVKLYNIESKEVILEYKLV